CCCTCTGCGCCGGCACCGTCAACACGACGCGCGTCACCGCGTTCTTCGACGGCCAGCGCACCCACATCCTCGCCGTCGCCCAGAAGTTCGGCCGCGGCGCCGTGAGCGACCAGAACGCGTTCGGGGGCTTCTACGCGATGCTCGACGAGCAGGGACGGGCCACCGGGGCCGGCTACGACTCGTGCGGCAGTGTGCACATCGCCCACCCCGAGACCGCGGTGCGGATCGCCGACTTCCGGCTGCCGATGTTCGACGAGGTGATCGACCTGGTGGACCGGGCGGCGCGCGTCGTCCCCGAGGTGCGCTACGTGGGCTGGGACGTCGCCGTCACGCCCGACGGGCCCGTGCTCGTCGAGGGCAACTGGGCTGCGGGGGTCTACGAGAACAAGCCGAGCGCCACCGGCATCCGCACCGGTCATCGTGACCGCTATCTCGCCGCGATCACCGCCGCCGCTCCGCTCGCGGGCGGGTCGGTCGGGTCGGTCGGGTCGGTTGGGTCGGGCGGGTCGGGCGGGTCGGTCGGGTCCGCGCTGGAGCCCGTCGCCGCCTGAGTCGGCCGACGCGCCCCTGCGGCGCGGCATCCGGTGGGTTCGATGGGGCATGTCCCACTTTCGGTCGGGGGATGTCCCACTTTCGGTCGGGGCATGTCCCACTCTCGGTCGTTGCAGGTACCCCGAACCAGCACAAATTGGGACATGCTCCCGGGCGCACCGCCCCAGAGGCCACGCGCCGCCGGGCATGTCCCACATCTGGTCGGGCATGTCCCACTTTCGGTCGCTCCGGGCGCACCAAACCAGCACAAATTGGGACATGCTCCCGGGCGCACCGCCCCAGAGGCCACGCGCCGCCGGGCATGTCCCACATCTGGTCGGGCATGTCCCACTTTCGGTCGCTCCGGGCGCACCAAACCAGCACAAATTGGGACATGCTCCAGGGCGCACCGCCCGGGGAAGCGGAACCGGAAGCGGAACCGGAAGCGGAACCGGAACCGGGAGCCGAAGCGGAAGCGAACGCTCAGCGCAGCAGGGCGCGGACCGGGAGGTCCTGACCTTCGAGGATGACCTGCGCGGCGCTCCCCGTGCGGTGATTGACCACAACCGGGGCGAGCAGGTTCACGCCGATGCCCTCGTCGGTGAGCTGGGCCACCACGAAGAGCGTCGCATCGTCGGGCGACTCCAGCGCGAGGCTCTCGGCCTGCTCGTCGCTCAGCACGGGTGCGTAGTCGGGCATCACCGTGGCCGGGTCGACCGCGAACAGCCGCACCTCCGGGTCGGCGACGGCCGTGAGCGTGAATAGACCCTCGGCGGCCTCGACGGGCTCGAGCGCGAACGCCACGTGCGGGGCGAGTCCGGGCGGCGGGGCGAGGAAGGAGAGCGGACTCATGCGAGGAAGTCCAGCAGGGTCGGCTGCAGCACGCGGGCCGTCACCGACAGCGCGGATTGATACACCAGCTCCTGCGCACGCAGCTGCACGAGCACCTCGACGGTGTCGACGTCCTCGACGGCGGCGCGTTGCGCTTCGAGCGACACGGTGGCATCCATGACGGCCTCCTTCGCTCGCAGCACCTGGTTCTGACGGGCGCCGACGGTGCCCTGCACCCCGAGCATAGTGTTCCGGTGGGCGTCGATCTCGGCGAGGCGGGCGCCCACGTTCTGGCCCGAGCGGAGGTCGGCGACGACCGCGTCGATGACGGCGAACACCGAGTCGGCGCCCTCGCCGAACGCCTCCGCCCCGTTCGCGTCGACACGGACCGTCTCGCCGTCGGAGATGCGACGGTGCACTTCGCCGCCGGCGACGCCCGAGAAGGAGTAGTCGGCCGCGAAGGCGGGTCCGTCGGCGGTGCCGGCGAACACCGAACGGCCCAGCACCTTCGTGTTGGCCTGGGCGAGCAGTTCCGCGCGGATGCCCTCCAGCTCAACGGCGATCGCTTCGAGAGCCGTGGCATCCAGGGCTCCCGAGTTCGCGCCCTGCGCCGTGAGGTCGCGCGCCCGCGAGAGGAGACCCGTGGATGCCGTCAGCACATTGTCGACGGTGGTGAGCCAGGCGAGGCCGTCGTCGATGTTGCGCGTGTACTGCGCGGTGCGGCGCTGGGCGGCATGGAGGTCGAGGGTGCGGGCTGCGGCGGCGGGATCGTCGGACGGCACCGCGAATGCCCGCTGCGAGGTCGCCTGGTCCTGCAGCCGCGACAGCGTGTCGAGCCCGGACTGCAGGTTGCGCAGGGCGGTCTGCGTCATCGCCTGCGTGGTGACTCGGGTGATCATGGCGCTCCCTGGAGGTCGGTGGTCGGCGGGTCGGTGGTCGGCGGCGGCGTCGCGGCGGCGGTCAGCGGCCGACGAGTCCCGTGCGGTTGATGAGCACGTCGAGCGCTTCGTCGACG
This genomic window from Candidatus Microbacterium phytovorans contains:
- a CDS encoding flagellar assembly protein FliW; this encodes MSPLSFLAPPPGLAPHVAFALEPVEAAEGLFTLTAVADPEVRLFAVDPATVMPDYAPVLSDEQAESLALESPDDATLFVVAQLTDEGIGVNLLAPVVVNHRTGSAAQVILEGQDLPVRALLR
- the flgL gene encoding flagellar hook-associated protein FlgL; amino-acid sequence: MITRVTTQAMTQTALRNLQSGLDTLSRLQDQATSQRAFAVPSDDPAAAARTLDLHAAQRRTAQYTRNIDDGLAWLTTVDNVLTASTGLLSRARDLTAQGANSGALDATALEAIAVELEGIRAELLAQANTKVLGRSVFAGTADGPAFAADYSFSGVAGGEVHRRISDGETVRVDANGAEAFGEGADSVFAVIDAVVADLRSGQNVGARLAEIDAHRNTMLGVQGTVGARQNQVLRAKEAVMDATVSLEAQRAAVEDVDTVEVLVQLRAQELVYQSALSVTARVLQPTLLDFLA